The following coding sequences are from one Ochotona princeps isolate mOchPri1 chromosome 8, mOchPri1.hap1, whole genome shotgun sequence window:
- the LOC101520679 gene encoding regenerating islet-derived protein 3-gamma-like, which yields MLLPTALPRVSWMLSCLMILSQVQGEDSQSEMGSPSINCPKGTKTYGSFCYAVFTTPKTWMDAELDCQKRPLGNLVSVLNRAEASFVSSLIRSTVNSHQFIWLGLSDPTEASEPNGGGWEWSSTDLLRYTAWDTIPSNAKDRGFCASLSRSSKFLKWRDYNCDLQLPYVCKFRYCIATFSGNEHFVVD from the exons ATGCTGCTTCCGACAGCCCTCCCCAGAGTGTCCTGGATGCTGTCCTGCCTGATGATCCTGTCTCAGGTCCAAG GTGAAGACTCCCAGTCAGAAATGGGTTCTCCAAGCATCAATTGTCCCAAAGGCACAAAGACCTATGGTTCCTTCTGCTATGCTGTCTTTACAACACCAAAAACCTGGATGGATGCAGAA CTTGACTGTCAGAAGAGGCCCTTGGGAAATCTCGTGTCTGTGCTCAATAGGGCTGAGGCATCCTTCGTATCCTCCCTGATCAGAAGCACTGTGAACTCCCACCAGTTTATTTGGCTTGGGCTCTCAGACCCCACAGAG GCAAGTGAACCCAATGGAGGAGGATGGGAGTGGAGTAGCACCGATTTGCTGCGTTACACTGCCTGGGATACAATCCCTTCTAACGCCAAGGACAGAGGTTTCTGTGCAAGTCTGTCAAGAAGCTCAA AATTTCTTAAGTGGAGAGATTATAACTGCGACTTACAGCTACCCTATGTCTGCAAATTCAG